In Rattus norvegicus strain BN/NHsdMcwi chromosome 3, GRCr8, whole genome shotgun sequence, a genomic segment contains:
- the LOC134486082 gene encoding elongin-B-like yields the protein MDVFLMIRRHKTTTIFMDAKESSTVFELKCIVEGIIKRPPEEQRLYKDDQLLNDGKTLGECGFTSQTARPQTPATVCLAFRADDTVEALLIEPFSSPRSFQM from the coding sequence ATGGATGTGTTTCTCATGATCCGGCGCCACAAGACCACCACCATCTTTATGGACGCCAAGGAGTCGAGCACAGTGTTCGAACTGAAGTGCATCGTCGAGGGCATCATCAAGCGGCCGCCAGAGGAGCAGCGGCTGTACAAGGACGACCAGCTCCTCAATGATGGAAAAACTCTGGGCGAATGTGGCTTCACCAGTCAGACAGCAAGGCCACAGACCCCAGCCACAGTGTGCCTGGCCTTTCGAGCAGATGACACCGTTGAAGCACTGCTTATTGAACCCTTCTCCAGCCCTCGGAGCTTCCAGATGTGA